GGTATTCCCGCAGGAGGAAATGCTGCGGCCTTACCACTACCAACAGCTGAGGCACGCCATCGGAACAGGGCTGGAGGCATATCTCCGGTATACGGTAAGAGATATCCGGTTGCAGCTAAATCCCCATCCGGCCGGCCAGATGGATATGAATGTACCATATTTTGGAGACGCCTGTCTGGACGGCACCCAGCATAAGTATGACCAGACCGTTCTGTTGTTCCCTGCTCAGGGACAAAGCTGTCATGCTTATTGTTCCTTTTGCTTCCGGTGGCCTCAATTCGTAGGGGCCAAAGATATGAAGTTCTCTGCCCATGGCACACAAGATGTCTTACAGTATCTGAAACATAATAAGCAGGTTACAGACGTTTTAATTACCGGCGGCGATCCCATGGTGATGCGGTCCCATATTCTACGGGCCTATATTGAACCTTTGCTGGGAGAAGGACTTGAGCATATCACCACCATCAGGATTGGTACCAAGTCTCTTAGTTTTTGGCCATACAGATATGTTAGTGACCCCGACGCAGATGACCTGATTCGTTTGTTTGATGATATTCAGCGTGCCGGTAAACACCTTTCCTTCATGGCGCATTTTAACCACCCGGCAGAAATGAAGACGGCGGTTGTGCGTACCGCTATACAACGAATAAGGTCTACAGGAGCGGTAATCCGTACACAAGCCCCTTTGATGCGGACAATTAACGATGAGCCAAAGATATGGGCAGACTTATGGAAGAAACAAGTGAATGAAGGTTGTGTTCCTTATTACATGTTTGTTGCCAGAGATACGGGGGCCCAACACCATTTTGGCATACCATTGACCTCGGCATGGAGCATATATCAAAAGGCCGTTCAACGCGTGAGCGGAATTGCGAGGACGGTACGAGGTCCATCCATGTCTGCGGGACCTGGCAAAATATTAGTCAATGGTTTCCTTGAACTGGAAGACCAAAATGCCATCGTGCTGAGTTTCCTTCAGGGAAGGAACCCGGATTGGGTAAACAGGCCTTTCCTGGCAGCATATGATGAGGAGGCCATCTGGATAGATGACCTTCGGCCTTTACCTGGCCGTGATGAGTGGTTTTGGTCGAAGGAATATAATGAGATGTGCGTCTCCTCCCGGTACGCTGTGGAACGTTAAAAAACATTACCATGTTCAGATTATCCGGAAAAAATAAAGTTAAAGTTGTCTTCTATATCATTTCTCTGGCGATGGCTAACGGAGCAGTGAGTGTTGGGTTGTTGGTATTCATTGATCATGCTGTAAGAGGTGCAGGCGCACAGAAAGATAGCTACCACTGGGGTCTTTTTATGTTACTGATCCTGTTGTCTGTACTGATCAGTACAGCGGCGCAACGCATTGTGATCCGACTTACGAATAACCTGCTTTTCGAATATGAAATGGAAATTCTCAATAAGTTCAGAAAGGCGGGGTATCTACAATATCTTGAAACGGGTACTGAGCGGGTATATGCCGCCATTGAAGATACCCGTTTGATGGGATTCATTCCAACCGTGTTTACCAATACACTGAATGCCGGC
This sequence is a window from Chitinophaga varians. Protein-coding genes within it:
- a CDS encoding KamA family radical SAM protein → MQYQAYSINNFRKIPEVNRYLSKAQVGGIELVGNIFPFKVNNYIIEELINWDNVPDDPVFRLVFPQEEMLRPYHYQQLRHAIGTGLEAYLRYTVRDIRLQLNPHPAGQMDMNVPYFGDACLDGTQHKYDQTVLLFPAQGQSCHAYCSFCFRWPQFVGAKDMKFSAHGTQDVLQYLKHNKQVTDVLITGGDPMVMRSHILRAYIEPLLGEGLEHITTIRIGTKSLSFWPYRYVSDPDADDLIRLFDDIQRAGKHLSFMAHFNHPAEMKTAVVRTAIQRIRSTGAVIRTQAPLMRTINDEPKIWADLWKKQVNEGCVPYYMFVARDTGAQHHFGIPLTSAWSIYQKAVQRVSGIARTVRGPSMSAGPGKILVNGFLELEDQNAIVLSFLQGRNPDWVNRPFLAAYDEEAIWIDDLRPLPGRDEWFWSKEYNEMCVSSRYAVER